The proteins below are encoded in one region of Meriones unguiculatus strain TT.TT164.6M chromosome 18, Bangor_MerUng_6.1, whole genome shotgun sequence:
- the LOC132649090 gene encoding protein XRP2-like has protein sequence MGCCFSKKRESEESLVEGEEEQPKLYSWDQREKVDPKDYTFSGLKDETVGRLPGKVEGQQFVIQDCENCNIYILDHSATISLDDCTNCVVFLGPVKGSVFFRNCRDCKCTLACQQFRVRDCRKLDVFLCCATQPIIESSTNIKFGCFQWYYPELAAQFRDAGLSIFNNIWSHVYDFTPVSGELNWSFLPENAMVQDYVPVPATEEFKAVRVSTEASRSTVPISRGQRQKNSDESCLVVLFADDHATANARKLIDEMVARGFFLVQTKEVSMKAEDAQRVFREKASDCELLLNKGPVIALEFNGDGAVEGCHLIVNEMFTGTKMFVSEKKETASGDVDSFYNFAEIQMGV, from the coding sequence ATGGGCTGCTGCTTCTCTAAGAAGCGGGAGAGTGAGGAGTCTCTGGTCgagggagaagaggaacagcCCAAGCTCTACAGCTGGGACCAGCGGGAGAAGGTCGACCCGAAGGATTACACGTTCAGCGGACTGAAGGATGAAACAGTAGGTCGCTTACCTGGGAAAGTGGAAGGACAACAATTTGTCATCCAGGACTGTGAGAACTGTAATATCTACATTTTGGATCACTCGGCTACTATTTCCCTTGACGACTGCACTAACTGCGTAGTGTTTTTGGGACCAGTGAAAGGCAGCGTGTTCTTCCGAAATTGTAGAGATTGTAAGTGCACGCTGGCCTGCCAGCAGTTTCGAGTGAGGGACTGTAGAAAGCTGGACGTCTTCCTGTGCTGTGCCACTCAGCCCATTATTGAGTCTTCTACAAACATCAAGTTTGGCTGTTTTCAGTGGTACTACCCTGAGTTGGCAGCCCAGTTCAGAGACGCGGGGCTTAGCATCTTCAATAACATATGGAGTCACGTTTATGATTTCACGCCTGTGTCGGGGGAGCTCAACTGGAGCTTCCTTCCGGAAAACGCCATGGTTCAAGACTACGTTCCTGTCCCAGCTACGGAGGAATTCAAAGCTGTACGAGTCTCCACAGAAGCCAGTAGAAGCACTGTCCCCATATCCCGGGGCCAGAGACAGAAGAACAGTGACGAGTCGTGTCTCGTGGTGTTGTTTGCTGATGATCACGCGACTGCAAATGCGAGGAAACTAATTGACGAGATGGTTGCTAGAGGCTTTTTCCTAGTTCAGACAAAGGAAGTATCAATGAAAGCTGAAGATGCGCAGAGGGTTTTCAGGGAAAAGGCCTCTGACTGTGAGCTTCTTCTGAACAAAGGGCCCGTGATTGCCTTGGAATTTAACGGAGATGGTGCTGTAGAAGGATGTCACCTTATTGTAAATGAGATGTTCACCGGGACAAAGATGTTTGTGTCGGAAAAGAAGGAGACGGCTTCTGGAGATGTTGACAGCTTCTATAACTTTGCGGAGATACAGATGGGGGTATGA
- the Gfra4 gene encoding GDNF family receptor alpha-4 codes for MACRLESALLLLLLLLGSASSAGENRCVDAAEACTADATCQQLRSDYVARCLGRAAPGGRGGAGACARSRCRRALRRFFARGPPALTHALLFCGCHGPACAERRRQTFAPACAFEGPGPAPPSCLEPLERCERSRRCRPRLLAFQASCAPAPGSPDGCPEDAGPRCLHAYAGLVGTVVTPNYLDNVSARVGPWCGCGASGNRLGECEAFLQLFTRNPCLDGAIEAFDSLQPSVPQDRQNPYQNAGHRLPQADRSRGVRGREWPGRRWRQKQPPFCPHPQGVLAVRTHCPGSPGPALTRRADRGPHS; via the exons ATGGCCTGCCGTTTGGAGTCtgcactgctgctgctgctgctgctgctgg GGTCTGCGAGCTCCGCCGGCGAGAATCGCTGCGTGGACGCGGCCGAGGCGTGCACGGCAGACGCGACGTGCCAGCAGCTGCGCTCGGATTACGTGGCCCGATGCCTGGGTCGGGCGGCGCCCGGGGGCCGCGGCGGAGCCGGGGCCTGCGCGCGCTCCCGCTGCCGCCGCGCCCTGCGCCGCTTCTTCGCCCGCGGGCCTCCGGCGCTCACGCACGCGCTGCTCTTCTGCGGCTGCCACGGCCCCGCGTGCGCCGAGCGCCGGCGCCAGACCTTCGCGCCCGCCTGCGCCTTCGAGGGCCCTGGGCCGGCGCCGCCCTCCTGCCTGGAGCCCCTGGAGCGCTGCGAGCGCAGCCGCCGCTGCAG GCCCCGTCTCCTTGCCTTCCAGGCCTCGTGCGCTCCGGCGCCCGGCTCCCCCGACGGCTGCCCGGAGGACGCGGGCCCGCGCTGTCTGCACGCCTACGCAGGCCTCGTAG GCACCGTGGTCACACCCAACTACCTGGACAACGTGAGCGCGCGCGTCGGGCCCTGGTGCGGCTGCGGGGCCAGCGGAAACCGGCTCGGAGAGTGCGAAGCCTTCCTCCAGCTCTTCACCAGGAACCCCTGCTtgg ATGGTGCCATAGAAGCCTTTGACAGCTTGCAGCCGTCAGTTCCGCAAGACCGGCAGAACCCCTACCAGAACGCTGGGCACCGTCTCCCACAG GCAGACCGGAGTAGGGGCGTGCGTGGGCGTGagtggcctgggaggagatggaggcagaagcagcctcCATTTTGTCCTCACCCTCAAGGTGTCCTCGCTGTCCGTACTCACTGCCCTGGCTCTCCAGGCCCGGCTCTGACTAGGAGGGCTGACCGTGGACCGCACAGCTGA